The following coding sequences lie in one Musa acuminata AAA Group cultivar baxijiao chromosome BXJ3-1, Cavendish_Baxijiao_AAA, whole genome shotgun sequence genomic window:
- the LOC135584073 gene encoding uncharacterized protein At1g27050-like isoform X2 has protein sequence MNLMGKRKRSKSDPFPASLSKRLRRQLQPDTSEGDPAAAAAPASSSPTLVMVSGLLADCTVLELKSRLEMFGPISRTRIDVDGRGYVTFRSDHAAEAAVAASLDPTFGLSVRSKKNSSGGQLSVALIP, from the exons ATGAATCTTATGGGGAAGCGCAAGAGGTCCAAATCCGATCCCTTCCCCGCTTCTCTTTCCAAGCGCCTTCGACGGCAATTGCAGCCCGATACGTCGGAGGGAgatcccgccgccgccgctgcccccgCATCGTCCTCGCCCACCCTCGTCATGGTCTCCGGCCTCCTCGCCGACTGCACCGTCCTCGAGCTGAAGTCCCGCCTCGAAATGTTCGGTCCCATCTCCCGCACCCGCATCGACGTCGATGGCCGTGGGTACGTCACCTTCCGCTCCGACCACGCCGCTGAGGCCGCCGTTGCCGCCTCCCTCGATCCCACCTTCGGCCTCTCCGTCCGGTCCAAAAAG AACTCATCAGGGGGACAGTTAAGCGTGGCGTTGATTCCATGA
- the LOC135584073 gene encoding uncharacterized protein At1g27050-like isoform X3 → MNLMGKRKRSKSDPFPASLSKRLRRQLQPDTSEGDPAAAAAPASSSPTLVMVSGLLADCTVLELKSRLEMFGPISRTRIDVDGRGYVTFRSDHAAEAAVAASLDPTFGLSVRSKKFYTLQRTHQGDS, encoded by the exons ATGAATCTTATGGGGAAGCGCAAGAGGTCCAAATCCGATCCCTTCCCCGCTTCTCTTTCCAAGCGCCTTCGACGGCAATTGCAGCCCGATACGTCGGAGGGAgatcccgccgccgccgctgcccccgCATCGTCCTCGCCCACCCTCGTCATGGTCTCCGGCCTCCTCGCCGACTGCACCGTCCTCGAGCTGAAGTCCCGCCTCGAAATGTTCGGTCCCATCTCCCGCACCCGCATCGACGTCGATGGCCGTGGGTACGTCACCTTCCGCTCCGACCACGCCGCTGAGGCCGCCGTTGCCGCCTCCCTCGATCCCACCTTCGGCCTCTCCGTCCGGTCCAAAAAG TTTTATACTCTTCAAAGAACTCATCAGGGGGACAGTTAA
- the LOC135584073 gene encoding uncharacterized protein At1g27050-like isoform X4 — MNLMGKRKRSKSDPFPASLSKRLRRQLQPDTSEGDPAAAAAPASSSPTLVMVSGLLADCTVLELKSRLEMFGPISRTRIDVDGRGYVTFRSDHAAEAAVAASLDPTFGLSVRSKKGDS, encoded by the exons ATGAATCTTATGGGGAAGCGCAAGAGGTCCAAATCCGATCCCTTCCCCGCTTCTCTTTCCAAGCGCCTTCGACGGCAATTGCAGCCCGATACGTCGGAGGGAgatcccgccgccgccgctgcccccgCATCGTCCTCGCCCACCCTCGTCATGGTCTCCGGCCTCCTCGCCGACTGCACCGTCCTCGAGCTGAAGTCCCGCCTCGAAATGTTCGGTCCCATCTCCCGCACCCGCATCGACGTCGATGGCCGTGGGTACGTCACCTTCCGCTCCGACCACGCCGCTGAGGCCGCCGTTGCCGCCTCCCTCGATCCCACCTTCGGCCTCTCCGTCCGGTCCAAAAAG GGGGACAGTTAA